In Pseudoalteromonas carrageenovora IAM 12662, the following proteins share a genomic window:
- a CDS encoding Leu/Phe/Val dehydrogenase: protein MAVFNQAEFDNHEQVVFCSDEESGLKAIIAVHNTNLGPAVGGCRMWDYANDDDAVYDVLRLAKGMTYKNAVARLPFGGGKSVIIGNAKEIKSEQLFRAFGRKLEGLGGSYYCAEDVNITCDDVALMNKETNYVLGLEGKSGNPSPFTAYGTFLGIKAALQHQRGHQNFAGIKVAVQGLGSVAYALCKYLSEAGAELFVTDINQDAIERVVNDFNATAVGIDEIYDLDVDVYAPCALGATINDLTIPRLKATIIAGCANNQLAESRHGEVIREKGILYAPDYVINAGGIINVYYETAPEGYSKAASNKHVEVIFDTLTEIFARSEKEQKSTHLIADELAQEIIKNGL, encoded by the coding sequence GTGGCTGTATTTAACCAAGCTGAATTTGATAACCACGAACAAGTGGTTTTTTGTTCTGATGAAGAGTCAGGCTTAAAAGCAATTATTGCTGTACATAATACCAATTTAGGCCCTGCTGTTGGCGGCTGTAGAATGTGGGATTATGCAAATGACGACGATGCAGTTTACGATGTGTTGCGTTTAGCTAAAGGCATGACATATAAAAATGCAGTTGCACGCCTACCATTTGGTGGTGGTAAGTCAGTTATTATTGGTAACGCTAAAGAAATTAAATCAGAGCAGTTATTTCGTGCTTTTGGCCGAAAGCTAGAAGGGTTAGGTGGTAGCTATTACTGTGCAGAAGATGTAAATATCACTTGCGACGATGTTGCCCTGATGAATAAAGAGACAAACTACGTTTTGGGTCTTGAAGGTAAAAGTGGTAACCCATCGCCATTTACTGCTTACGGTACATTTTTAGGAATTAAAGCCGCATTACAGCATCAACGCGGTCATCAAAACTTTGCGGGTATTAAAGTGGCTGTACAAGGTTTAGGTTCAGTTGCTTATGCGCTGTGTAAGTATTTATCTGAAGCAGGTGCAGAGTTGTTTGTTACTGATATAAACCAAGACGCTATTGAAAGAGTAGTCAATGACTTTAATGCAACAGCGGTTGGTATTGATGAAATTTACGACTTAGATGTAGATGTATATGCGCCCTGTGCGTTAGGTGCAACGATTAACGACTTAACGATTCCGCGTTTAAAAGCGACGATTATTGCAGGCTGTGCTAATAATCAGCTGGCAGAGTCTCGCCACGGTGAAGTTATTCGTGAAAAAGGCATTCTATATGCACCAGATTACGTAATTAACGCTGGCGGTATTATTAATGTTTATTACGAAACAGCACCTGAAGGTTACAGTAAAGCTGCATCTAATAAGCATGTTGAGGTGATTTTTGATACTTTGACTGAAATTTTTGCTCGTAGCGAAAAAGAGCAAAAATCAACGCATTTAATTGCTGATGAGTTAGCACAAGAGATCATTAAAAACGGTCTTTAA
- a CDS encoding CatA-like O-acetyltransferase, whose translation MQPFDLESWSRTQHFELFKNFAQPYFNVCVRIDAQQLYQYCKTQSLSFFQAYIFCTLKACHAYEPVMLRILEQKPWLLNQVRASVVELDKNDTFIFSYFNSKSTFAEFAVHASEVSKKAKSQPLFSDAFEQTEGQADLIHISVLPWLNFSAFSHAFSNGESLGIPKFVFGQFDKSTGTMPLSVDVHHSLMDGLHVAKFINVLQSAFDDFCNS comes from the coding sequence ATGCAGCCTTTTGATTTAGAAAGTTGGTCTCGCACGCAGCACTTTGAGCTTTTTAAAAACTTTGCTCAGCCTTACTTTAATGTTTGTGTGCGTATAGATGCACAGCAGCTTTATCAGTATTGTAAAACGCAGAGCTTATCTTTTTTTCAGGCTTATATATTTTGTACTTTAAAAGCATGCCATGCTTATGAGCCGGTAATGCTACGTATTTTAGAGCAAAAGCCTTGGTTGCTTAATCAAGTACGAGCAAGTGTGGTTGAGCTTGATAAAAATGATACATTTATTTTTAGTTATTTTAATAGTAAGAGCACATTTGCTGAGTTTGCAGTTCATGCCAGTGAAGTAAGTAAAAAAGCTAAATCTCAGCCGCTTTTTTCAGATGCGTTTGAGCAAACAGAAGGGCAAGCCGATTTAATTCACATCTCGGTTTTACCATGGTTAAACTTTAGCGCGTTTTCGCATGCGTTTAGTAATGGAGAGAGTTTAGGGATCCCTAAATTTGTGTTTGGTCAATTTGATAAAAGTACAGGAACCATGCCTCTATCTGTTGATGTACACCACTCGTTGATGGATGGATTGCATGTCGCTAAATTTATCAACGTACTGCAAAGTGCCTTTGATGACTTTTGTAATAGCTGA
- a CDS encoding M90 family metallopeptidase, protein MINGLLLLILVVFVIVFWRWPSIQNRLWQKKYKTLSLNSQQKDILLRCMPIYKKMTDADREKLEHHIVWFLNEKRFLGRDGLKLTPAMKLIVAADACVLVLNKPWPLYKNVKEILLYPSAYYAPQSTRDRAGLVSYHNAVRLGESWPGGTLVLSWHDVLEGNRLPSDGHNLVFHEFAHQLDQETGKTSGTPLLKSAAQYTEWGRVFSRAFTQLKTHVAYSMSHVIHSYGATNEAEFFAVITETFLEKPAELRHHDPEIYRLLVDYYQFDPIVWH, encoded by the coding sequence ATGATAAATGGACTGTTATTACTCATTTTAGTTGTGTTTGTTATTGTGTTTTGGCGATGGCCTTCAATACAAAACCGCTTATGGCAAAAAAAGTATAAAACTCTCTCCTTAAATTCTCAGCAAAAAGATATCTTACTCCGCTGCATGCCTATTTATAAAAAAATGACTGACGCAGATAGAGAAAAGCTAGAGCACCATATTGTCTGGTTTTTAAACGAGAAACGCTTTTTAGGGCGCGATGGTTTAAAGCTAACACCTGCCATGAAATTAATTGTAGCTGCCGACGCGTGTGTACTTGTGCTAAATAAGCCATGGCCGCTTTATAAAAACGTGAAGGAGATATTACTATACCCAAGCGCTTACTATGCGCCGCAATCAACCCGCGATAGGGCAGGGCTTGTTAGTTATCATAACGCTGTACGTTTGGGTGAGTCGTGGCCTGGCGGCACCTTAGTGCTTAGTTGGCACGATGTGCTGGAGGGAAACAGATTACCTAGCGATGGCCATAACTTGGTATTTCATGAATTTGCTCATCAGCTTGATCAAGAAACAGGTAAAACATCGGGTACGCCACTTTTAAAAAGCGCTGCACAATACACAGAATGGGGGCGTGTATTTAGCCGTGCATTTACTCAGTTAAAAACACATGTGGCGTATAGTATGAGCCATGTTATACATAGTTATGGTGCAACTAATGAGGCTGAATTTTTTGCTGTGATCACAGAAACATTCTTAGAAAAACCAGCTGAACTTAGACATCACGATCCTGAAATTTATCGTCTGCTGGTTGATTACTATCAATTTGATCCTATTGTTTGGCATTAA